Proteins from one Phocoena phocoena chromosome 7, mPhoPho1.1, whole genome shotgun sequence genomic window:
- the ERICH2 gene encoding glutamate-rich protein 2 isoform X1, with the protein METVKETGEMSKNVVITEQKKNNECSPEDTDDKLSESADDDGEDDTNDEDNEEDSNPNKDTHAPLELMTEFLRSEMGQDYHLAKKLCQKILIYEPENPEAKEFSSLIEEMLLMEKAQNLEEDDEESEEDSSGESEGESSEDPSEESSDECEDG; encoded by the exons ATGGAGACTGTAAAGGAAACAG GTGAAATGAGCAAAAATGTAGTCATtacagagcagaagaaaaataatgaatgttcCCCTGAGGATACTGATGATAAGTTGTCTGAATCAGCAGATGATGATGGTGAGGATGATACCAATGATGAAGATAATGAGGAAGACAGTAACCCTAATAAGGATACTCATGCCCCATTAGAGTTAATGACAGAA TTCCTGAGATCAGAAATGGGCCAAGACTACCATTTGGCAAAAAAATTATGTCAGAAAA TCCTAATCTATGAACCAGAAAATCCTGAGGCCAAGGAGTTTTCCTCACTTATTGAAGAAATGCTACTGAtgg AGAAAGCTCAAAATCTGGAGGAAGATGATGAAGAGAGTGAAGAGGacagtagtggtgagagtgaaggGGAGAGCAGTGAGGATCCAAGTGAAGAAAGCTCTGATGAATGTGAAGATGGGTGA
- the ERICH2 gene encoding glutamate-rich protein 2 isoform X2, which translates to MSKNVVITEQKKNNECSPEDTDDKLSESADDDGEDDTNDEDNEEDSNPNKDTHAPLELMTEFLRSEMGQDYHLAKKLCQKILIYEPENPEAKEFSSLIEEMLLMEKAQNLEEDDEESEEDSSGESEGESSEDPSEESSDECEDG; encoded by the exons ATGAGCAAAAATGTAGTCATtacagagcagaagaaaaataatgaatgttcCCCTGAGGATACTGATGATAAGTTGTCTGAATCAGCAGATGATGATGGTGAGGATGATACCAATGATGAAGATAATGAGGAAGACAGTAACCCTAATAAGGATACTCATGCCCCATTAGAGTTAATGACAGAA TTCCTGAGATCAGAAATGGGCCAAGACTACCATTTGGCAAAAAAATTATGTCAGAAAA TCCTAATCTATGAACCAGAAAATCCTGAGGCCAAGGAGTTTTCCTCACTTATTGAAGAAATGCTACTGAtgg AGAAAGCTCAAAATCTGGAGGAAGATGATGAAGAGAGTGAAGAGGacagtagtggtgagagtgaaggGGAGAGCAGTGAGGATCCAAGTGAAGAAAGCTCTGATGAATGTGAAGATGGGTGA